The following are encoded in a window of Pontibacillus halophilus JSM 076056 = DSM 19796 genomic DNA:
- a CDS encoding bifunctional 2-keto-4-hydroxyglutarate aldolase/2-keto-3-deoxy-6-phosphogluconate aldolase, producing MKYYRILSQLIDHKLTVVVRGNTKEEAIAVGQACLDGGVKSLEVTFTVPNADEVIAHFAERPEIVVGAGSVLDAETARIAILAGAQYIVGPSLSEETAVLCNRYQIPYIPGCFTVNEMIRALEFGASVVKLFPGQSFDPSYIKAVKGPVPQVEIMPTGGVNLENVQEWLDAGAIMVGVGGEVTKPAKHGDYEGVTKNAMQFVAAIGQVNV from the coding sequence ATGAAGTATTATCGCATTTTATCTCAGTTGATTGACCACAAGCTTACCGTTGTCGTTCGCGGAAATACCAAGGAAGAGGCGATTGCGGTGGGGCAGGCGTGCCTCGATGGTGGGGTGAAAAGCTTGGAAGTTACGTTTACGGTGCCGAATGCGGATGAGGTGATTGCACACTTTGCCGAACGGCCGGAAATTGTGGTTGGAGCAGGATCCGTATTGGATGCAGAAACGGCGCGCATCGCCATCCTTGCTGGAGCGCAATACATTGTAGGCCCATCCCTGAGTGAAGAGACCGCGGTCCTTTGTAACCGGTATCAAATTCCGTACATACCTGGGTGCTTCACAGTGAACGAGATGATTCGTGCCCTGGAATTCGGCGCCTCAGTCGTTAAGCTTTTCCCAGGACAGTCATTCGATCCTTCGTATATTAAAGCGGTCAAAGGCCCCGTACCACAGGTGGAAATCATGCCGACGGGTGGCGTCAACTTAGAAAACGTGCAGGAATGGCTGGATGCTGGCGCGATTATGGTAGGCGTTGGAGGAGAAGTGACGAAGCCCGCGAAGCACGGTGATTATGAAGGTGTGACGAAAAACGCCATGCAGTTCGTGGCAGCGATTGGGCAGGTGAACGTATGA
- a CDS encoding sugar kinase has translation MSRIVTCGEVMMRYTPPEHQRLKEASSFHISIGGAEANVAVNLANLGHEVSLLTALPHHNLGENVRRFLRGHGVGVEAVVHREGRLGTYYMEEGFGLRNADVIYDRSFSSFSRLSGGEVDWNQVFEGCTLFHVSGITPALGEVSRELTLIALSEAKKRGILVSFDMNYRSKLWGVEEAAATYKEILPFVDRCFIGYKDFTLLFGMEGTSLFSEATLKSHYERFKDMYGIGEFACTNRVVQSANQHTLQGFFYRDGTMHKTAPVTMNVLDRVGGGDAFAAGVLHGLENGFHERKIVEFGLATSVLKHTVRGDHAPFSEEEVLRCLESGGVDVRR, from the coding sequence ATGAGTCGAATTGTAACGTGCGGCGAGGTGATGATGCGTTACACCCCACCTGAGCATCAGCGGTTAAAAGAAGCGAGTAGTTTTCACATTTCCATTGGTGGGGCGGAAGCGAACGTGGCGGTGAATCTGGCGAATTTGGGACATGAGGTATCGCTACTTACTGCACTGCCTCACCATAATTTAGGGGAGAACGTTAGGCGATTTCTTCGAGGGCATGGTGTGGGTGTGGAGGCCGTTGTGCATCGAGAAGGGCGGCTCGGTACTTATTATATGGAGGAAGGCTTTGGACTGAGGAACGCTGACGTGATTTACGATCGGAGCTTTTCTTCATTTTCTAGGTTGAGTGGAGGGGAAGTGGACTGGAACCAGGTGTTTGAAGGATGTACGCTTTTTCATGTAAGCGGGATTACACCAGCACTCGGAGAAGTCTCTAGAGAACTGACCTTGATTGCGTTGAGTGAAGCGAAGAAGCGGGGTATTCTGGTTAGCTTCGATATGAATTATCGAAGTAAGTTGTGGGGAGTGGAAGAAGCGGCGGCTACTTATAAGGAAATCTTGCCGTTTGTGGACCGCTGCTTTATTGGGTACAAGGATTTCACGCTGCTGTTTGGGATGGAGGGTACGAGTCTCTTCTCTGAAGCGACGTTGAAGTCCCATTATGAAAGGTTTAAAGACATGTACGGAATTGGCGAGTTCGCCTGTACCAACCGCGTCGTACAAAGTGCCAATCAACACACGCTGCAAGGATTCTTTTATCGTGATGGAACCATGCACAAAACCGCTCCCGTAACGATGAACGTGCTCGACCGAGTCGGCGGTGGCGATGCATTCGCAGCTGGGGTGCTGCATGGATTGGAGAATGGATTCCACGAGCGAAAGATTGTGGAATTCGGCTTAGCTACCAGTGTTCTAAAACATACCGTTCGTGGTGATCATGCTCCGTTTTCCGAGGAAGAAGTGTTGCGGTGTCTGGAGAGTGGTGGAGTTGATGTGAGACGGTGA
- a CDS encoding nuclease-related domain-containing DEAD/DEAH box helicase: MGAEIIENFNPNDARTNGERRLLNLFKDNPRFRGWKVFEQPHINSMKPDFVLLHPERGIIIIEVKDWNLHLDSYVQGGFIKDKDSNLHNKNPIQQVENYKKAILKSELMNSVILAEEFEKDYFGVIETVVYFHNTSEDQVNKFCASNKKYTKIWTDKDLDNLQDLNYKLNARQYTYALSSRRPTSKFNQKGLLAELVNELSRYLQYSDYNYERIQPFVLTKSQKDLATLKPGSIRRWSGVAGAGKSLVLAEKAVKALKENQRVLVLSFNITLRHYLRDLCSQQFGQGVDESDRKKLRKDLTILHFHDFLKILIIEHELEGDLEQIEGKDFTLSWINTINKYLQNNSIKSQFNYDYILIDEGQDFIGDWIRFLKQFYTGKGELFVVYDKAQDLYNHGVWIEDTDQVKEIGFKGRPGTLRYTRRLPSEIVKKIQLVRQELQLIEDEILMPEQEQLNLLNSTSWFNYQPVSKEEKISQIVNAIYELRKTNNWEDITVLTTNETTGVSIVEHMQNHGVNVSHVYDMQCERDSDRRRNEKWKFQGGTGRLKISSYHSFKGWQTPNIIMVLDTPANNYNQGQLNQNEKENFSISDALFISLSRVKGKVSTGEYSYTCLNYISEYNRIVNCFN; encoded by the coding sequence ATGGGAGCAGAAATAATTGAAAATTTTAACCCTAACGATGCTAGAACTAATGGTGAAAGAAGACTGCTTAATTTATTTAAGGATAATCCTCGCTTTCGGGGATGGAAAGTCTTTGAACAACCGCACATAAACTCTATGAAACCGGATTTTGTTTTACTCCATCCGGAAAGAGGTATCATAATTATTGAAGTAAAAGACTGGAATTTACATTTAGATAGTTATGTACAGGGAGGATTTATAAAGGATAAAGACAGCAATTTACATAACAAAAACCCTATACAACAAGTCGAAAACTATAAGAAAGCCATTTTAAAATCTGAGTTAATGAACAGCGTAATCTTAGCTGAAGAGTTTGAGAAAGATTATTTCGGAGTTATAGAAACAGTTGTTTATTTTCATAATACTTCAGAAGATCAGGTTAATAAATTTTGTGCTTCAAATAAAAAATATACTAAGATTTGGACTGATAAAGATTTAGATAACCTACAGGACCTTAATTATAAACTGAACGCAAGACAATATACATATGCATTATCTAGCCGAAGGCCTACATCTAAATTTAATCAAAAGGGATTGCTTGCAGAGTTAGTCAATGAACTTTCCAGATACTTACAGTACTCTGATTATAACTATGAAAGAATACAACCATTTGTTCTTACTAAATCTCAGAAAGATCTTGCTACACTAAAGCCTGGATCTATTAGGAGATGGAGCGGAGTTGCGGGAGCTGGAAAATCATTAGTATTAGCTGAAAAAGCTGTAAAAGCTTTAAAAGAAAATCAACGTGTTTTGGTATTGAGCTTCAACATTACTCTACGTCATTACTTGAGAGATTTGTGTAGCCAGCAATTTGGCCAAGGTGTTGATGAAAGCGATCGTAAAAAACTTCGGAAAGACTTAACTATCCTGCATTTTCATGATTTTTTAAAAATCCTTATTATTGAACACGAATTGGAAGGCGATTTGGAGCAGATTGAGGGTAAGGATTTCACATTAAGTTGGATTAATACAATTAACAAATATTTACAAAACAATAGTATAAAAAGTCAATTTAATTATGATTATATATTAATTGATGAGGGTCAAGATTTTATAGGAGATTGGATTCGTTTCCTTAAGCAGTTTTATACAGGTAAAGGTGAACTCTTTGTTGTCTACGATAAGGCACAAGATTTATATAATCATGGAGTTTGGATTGAAGATACCGATCAAGTAAAGGAAATCGGTTTTAAAGGTAGACCAGGAACACTCCGGTATACACGACGTCTTCCTTCTGAGATTGTAAAGAAGATTCAGCTTGTTCGACAAGAACTTCAGTTAATAGAAGATGAAATTTTAATGCCTGAACAAGAACAGTTGAATCTATTAAACTCAACTTCTTGGTTTAATTATCAACCTGTTAGTAAAGAGGAAAAGATAAGTCAGATTGTTAACGCAATATATGAGCTTAGAAAAACAAATAATTGGGAAGATATCACTGTTTTAACAACTAATGAAACTACTGGAGTGTCTATTGTAGAACACATGCAAAATCATGGAGTGAATGTTTCCCATGTCTATGATATGCAATGTGAACGAGATTCAGATAGACGTCGAAATGAGAAATGGAAATTCCAGGGTGGAACAGGGAGGCTAAAAATTAGTTCTTATCATAGTTTTAAGGGCTGGCAAACCCCAAATATAATAATGGTCTTAGATACTCCTGCTAACAATTATAATCAAGGACAATTAAATCAAAATGAAAAAGAGAACTTTTCTATATCAGATGCCTTGTTTATTAGCTTGTCCAGAGTTAAAGGTAAAGTTAGTACTGGTGAGTATTCCTATACTTGTTTAAACTATATCTCGGAATACAATCGAATTGTAAACTGTTTCAATTAA
- a CDS encoding PA domain-containing protein, whose translation MDYIKQTFESYGYETELQPFQFPGWNCGTSSIQLSELTVNGGDVHTFEGSVNDTVTAPLTYVGLARANDVSSADLQGKIALIERGEISFYEKIQNVLDAGAVGVIMFNRVGAEGNEFDYAYDGQNILLQSAES comes from the coding sequence GTGGACTACATTAAACAGACGTTTGAGAGTTATGGGTATGAAACTGAATTGCAGCCGTTCCAATTTCCAGGGTGGAATTGTGGTACCTCTTCTATTCAACTAAGCGAGCTCACTGTTAACGGCGGAGATGTACATACCTTCGAAGGATCAGTTAATGACACCGTTACAGCTCCTCTCACTTATGTAGGTCTGGCTCGTGCGAATGATGTCAGCTCAGCAGACCTTCAAGGAAAGATTGCGCTCATCGAACGTGGAGAGATTAGCTTCTACGAAAAGATTCAAAACGTGCTCGACGCAGGTGCTGTGGGCGTCATTATGTTCAATCGTGTGGGGGCTGAAGGAAACGAATTTGACTATGCCTATGATGGGCAGAACATTCTGTTGCAGTCAGCAGAGAGCTAA
- a CDS encoding cold-shock protein translates to MNNGTVKWFNADKGFGFIEVEGGDDVFVHFSAINEEGFKTLEEGQAVSFDTEEGSRGPQAANVVKK, encoded by the coding sequence ATGAATAACGGTACAGTAAAATGGTTTAACGCAGACAAAGGTTTCGGATTTATTGAAGTAGAAGGTGGAGACGATGTATTCGTTCACTTCTCTGCAATTAATGAAGAAGGCTTCAAAACGCTAGAAGAAGGACAAGCTGTTTCTTTCGATACTGAAGAAGGAAGCCGTGGACCGCAAGCAGCTAACGTTGTGAAGAAATAA